Genomic segment of Betaproteobacteria bacterium:
GAATGCCGTTGTGGCGCACAACCTGGCGGGCTTCGGTCCGCGACGAGCCGAAACCCATGCGATACGCGACGGTGTCCAGTCGACTTTCCAGCATTTGCAACAGGGCCTCGCCGGTGACTTCCTTCGCCCGCGCGGCCAACTTGTAGGTATTGCGGAACTGGCGCTCCAGCATTCCGTAAATGCGACGGATCTTCTGCTTCTCCCTCAGTTGCGTGCCGTAGTCGGAACGGCGCAGGTTCTTCTGACCGTGCTGGCCTGGCGCGTACGAACGGCGCTCTATAGAGCACTTGTCGCTGAAACACTTCTCGCCTTTGAGGAACAGCTTTTCGCCTTCTCGGCGGCATTGGCGGCACTTCGGATCTAGGTTCCTTGCCACTGCTTGTCTCCTTGGGATCAGATACGGCGCTTCTTGGGCGGACGGCAGCCGTTGTGCGGGACCGGCGTGACATCCGAGATGCTGGTGATCTTGAACCCGACCGCGTTCAAGGCGCGAACCGCGGATTCGCGCCCCGGACCGGGGCCCTTGATGCGCACTTCGAGGTTCTTCACGCCGCACTCCTGTGCGGCACGGCCAGCTTGCTCGGCGGCAATCTGCGCCGCGAACGGAGTGGACTTGCGCGAACCTTTGAAACCTGCCGCGCCGGATGTTGCCCAGGACAGCGCATTCCCCTGGCGATCCGTGATGGTCACGATGGTGTTGTTGAAGGATGCGTGAATATGGGCGATGCCCTCGGCCACGTTCTTCTTGACCTTCTTCCGGACCCTTACCGCTGGAGTAGCTGCTTTTGCCATGTCAAAAAATCCTTGATCTAAATTCGCTTACTTCGCCGCCGGCGCCGGGGTCGCTCCGCCGGTGCGCTGAATCGCCTTGCGCGGACCCTTGCGGGTACGTGCGTTGGTACGGGTGCGCTGACCGCGCACGGGCAATCCGCGGCGATGGCGTGTGCCTCGGTAGCAGCCCAGATCCATCAGGCGCTTGATATTCATCGTCACTTCACGACGCAGGTCCCCCTCCACGGTGAACTTCGCCA
This window contains:
- the rpsD gene encoding 30S ribosomal protein S4; translation: MARNLDPKCRQCRREGEKLFLKGEKCFSDKCSIERRSYAPGQHGQKNLRRSDYGTQLREKQKIRRIYGMLERQFRNTYKLAARAKEVTGEALLQMLESRLDTVAYRMGFGSSRTEARQVVRHNGILVNGKRVNIPSYQVRQGDVIEVAEGAKGQLRIKGAVEAAEGRGFPEWIEVDIKALKGTFKAKPQRSELPSTINESLVVELYSK
- the rpsK gene encoding 30S ribosomal protein S11 yields the protein MAKAATPAVRVRKKVKKNVAEGIAHIHASFNNTIVTITDRQGNALSWATSGAAGFKGSRKSTPFAAQIAAEQAGRAAQECGVKNLEVRIKGPGPGRESAVRALNAVGFKITSISDVTPVPHNGCRPPKKRRI
- the rpsM gene encoding 30S ribosomal protein S13; translated protein: MARISGVNIPNHQHAVIALTSIYGIGRARSRAICAAAGINGSTKMKDLSDNDMEKLREQVAKFTVEGDLRREVTMNIKRLMDLGCYRGTRHRRGLPVRGQRTRTNARTRKGPRKAIQRTGGATPAPAAK